Proteins encoded together in one Fibrobacter sp. UWH4 window:
- a CDS encoding TIGR02171 family protein, which translates to MDFLRFVLPVILFIFWAACSNSEGVFSENSTNIEIEGDSLVGMHRIKATGESILLGTNEVTAKANERPSMKARFDYDFSMGRTEVTCAEFNDLMTARGLSLSCEASVPATNITYYDAVLFANERSKSEGFDTAYTYSRAIFDSEGHCLNLEGFAYRPEKNAYRLPTEAEWIFVTTASWNVAGGWTSENSNYRLHPVCEKTDSSVHFCDVAGNAMEWVNDWLGKFRDTTVTNFVGAPDGGALGQRIVKGGSYRNSAESVTLYSRGDVYTVTSSTRADYVGFRLAFGAIPGATWMGNDGKASSSRVVPLTSSATVRSLFQTYRVKLAFRDDKSGNLAYIDYSSGNLSVYEIEDTLEVYHPEISPDGKYVAFCTGLEGVSGKSDVYVRDLNAAVSNLVKLEVESAAIPRWRVLESGETVIVYVTDAGNNKEETAFKSASTWQVPFANGKFGKPQKLFDGAYHGGISEDNTLAVTGARLLRARLANKGSTVMSSAHDTVWYQNEGVAEQACNASLAKDSSKRTLFLDFGGKTGREYAGVNYGTHERLLVVDSVGNLVQTLAAPAGYSFDHSEWVTNGNYAVATLANANGAHTKIALIDLNDGNIVELVEGDELWHPSLWSSDVQTSVSEFVFDLDSAGVYFVEGQDWPHEALAYKMNLMWKYANQVEILCVGSSRTEDGIVATKIKSGFALNMGHSGNDMNASLYVAENYGAKHLKNLKTVVVSLDFDLWQNKTDFSDYLFMNIPGYIYDKNHFFWENEDMADFSQIVEAVSPFSTIAIEVYGQSRGWVGNEAAEWGVPLVESDSNWSKTQAQALDWNLARLESFAKEMDRLQINVIGVIFPQNPRYRETGSWGRYGPQRSAAAKYIEAVQALADRIPHFNVLDENRNGNHDYIDQMALNTDHLSIKGAEQLTARLDSLLITLE; encoded by the coding sequence GTGGACTTCTTGAGATTTGTTTTACCGGTCATATTATTCATCTTTTGGGCAGCTTGTTCCAATTCGGAAGGGGTGTTTTCGGAAAATTCTACGAACATAGAGATTGAGGGTGATTCGTTAGTAGGAATGCACCGTATCAAGGCTACTGGCGAATCGATTCTCTTGGGAACCAACGAGGTGACGGCGAAAGCAAATGAGCGACCGTCGATGAAGGCTCGTTTTGACTATGATTTTTCGATGGGACGCACCGAAGTCACCTGTGCTGAATTTAACGATTTGATGACGGCAAGGGGACTTTCTTTGTCGTGTGAGGCTTCGGTTCCTGCGACGAACATTACCTACTACGATGCGGTCCTTTTTGCAAATGAACGTAGCAAGTCCGAGGGCTTTGATACGGCTTATACTTACAGCCGCGCCATTTTTGATTCGGAAGGACATTGCTTAAATTTGGAAGGCTTTGCGTACCGTCCCGAAAAGAACGCGTATCGTTTGCCGACCGAAGCGGAATGGATTTTTGTGACAACGGCGAGCTGGAACGTAGCTGGCGGTTGGACCTCCGAAAATTCGAATTACAGGTTGCATCCCGTCTGCGAAAAAACGGATTCGTCTGTGCATTTTTGTGATGTTGCGGGAAACGCCATGGAGTGGGTGAACGACTGGCTCGGAAAGTTCCGCGATACGACGGTGACGAACTTTGTCGGAGCTCCCGATGGTGGCGCGCTTGGACAGCGTATCGTGAAGGGAGGTAGTTACCGCAATTCAGCGGAATCCGTTACTCTTTACAGTCGCGGGGATGTATACACGGTGACGTCGTCGACGAGGGCTGATTATGTGGGTTTCCGTCTTGCTTTTGGTGCGATTCCTGGGGCGACTTGGATGGGAAACGATGGTAAGGCGTCATCGAGTCGCGTAGTCCCTTTGACGAGTTCCGCAACGGTGCGTTCCCTATTTCAAACCTATAGGGTCAAGTTGGCTTTCCGGGACGATAAGTCGGGAAATTTAGCGTATATCGACTATTCCAGCGGAAATCTTTCTGTGTATGAAATAGAGGATACGCTTGAGGTTTACCATCCTGAAATTTCTCCTGACGGCAAATATGTCGCTTTTTGTACGGGACTTGAAGGAGTGTCTGGAAAATCTGATGTTTATGTGCGGGATCTGAATGCAGCAGTTTCCAATTTGGTGAAACTGGAAGTTGAATCGGCTGCGATTCCGCGTTGGCGAGTGCTAGAATCAGGTGAAACGGTAATCGTCTATGTGACCGATGCGGGCAACAACAAGGAAGAAACCGCTTTCAAGTCGGCATCAACCTGGCAGGTGCCTTTTGCGAATGGTAAATTCGGCAAGCCGCAAAAGCTTTTTGATGGAGCTTACCACGGCGGTATCAGCGAAGACAATACCCTTGCCGTGACAGGGGCGAGACTTCTGCGAGCCCGCCTGGCGAATAAAGGCTCAACGGTAATGTCGAGTGCCCACGATACGGTGTGGTATCAAAATGAGGGTGTGGCCGAACAGGCTTGCAATGCGTCGCTTGCCAAGGACAGCTCCAAGCGTACATTGTTCCTTGACTTCGGTGGAAAAACAGGTCGCGAATATGCGGGTGTCAATTATGGAACGCACGAACGTCTTCTTGTTGTTGATAGCGTCGGCAATCTGGTTCAGACTCTTGCTGCTCCTGCGGGTTATTCCTTTGACCATAGCGAATGGGTGACGAACGGTAATTATGCCGTGGCGACCCTTGCGAATGCGAACGGCGCCCATACAAAAATTGCACTTATTGACTTAAACGACGGCAACATCGTGGAACTTGTAGAGGGGGATGAACTTTGGCACCCGAGCTTGTGGAGTAGTGATGTCCAGACTTCGGTGAGCGAATTTGTCTTTGACCTGGACAGTGCGGGAGTGTATTTTGTGGAAGGCCAGGATTGGCCGCACGAGGCGTTGGCCTATAAGATGAACCTGATGTGGAAATATGCGAACCAGGTGGAGATTCTGTGTGTCGGCAGCTCCAGAACCGAAGACGGCATTGTTGCAACCAAAATAAAGTCGGGATTCGCCTTGAATATGGGACATTCGGGAAATGATATGAACGCCTCGCTTTATGTTGCAGAAAATTATGGGGCGAAGCATCTGAAAAATTTGAAGACAGTTGTTGTTTCGCTGGATTTTGATTTGTGGCAAAATAAAACAGATTTCTCTGATTACCTGTTCATGAATATTCCAGGTTACATTTATGACAAGAACCATTTCTTCTGGGAAAATGAGGATATGGCTGATTTTTCGCAGATCGTCGAGGCCGTTTCGCCTTTTTCGACGATTGCGATCGAGGTCTACGGACAATCAAGGGGCTGGGTGGGAAATGAAGCGGCTGAATGGGGCGTCCCTTTGGTGGAGTCTGATTCTAATTGGTCTAAGACGCAAGCGCAGGCTCTGGATTGGAACTTGGCTCGTCTAGAATCTTTCGCGAAGGAAATGGACCGTTTGCAAATCAACGTGATCGGGGTGATCTTCCCCCAGAATCCCCGTTATCGAGAAACGGGTTCCTGGGGCCGTTACGGCCCTCAGCGTTCTGCCGCCGCAAAGTATATAGAAGCCGTTCAGGCATTGGCTGATCGCATCCCTCATTTTAACGTTCTTGATGAAAACCGTAACGGAAATCATGATTACATCGACCAGATGGCTCTCAATACGGACCATTTGAGTATCAAAGGTGCAGAACAGTTGACTGCCCGTCTGGATTCCCTGTTAATTACTTTGGAATAG
- a CDS encoding TIGR02171 family protein, with product MKWLALICGFFSLLVCSCSNSVGVSAEKKPLVDVSTDTLAGMLRVQTLKSVTVLGTLDSKAKVNERPEMRARFDYDFSIGRHEVTCGEFNSVMENVSGLVLDCDNDSLPATSLTFYDAVLFANERSKGEGFDTAYTYASAVFDSEKHCTALEGFAYRPEVNAYRLPTEAEWILVASSEWNAEHSWTAENSDYKLHRVCEKMDSTVQFCDMMGNAMEWVNDWLGVFRDTTVTNFVGAPDGGALGQRVVKGGSYRNSATSINLYSRGDVYMVTSSTRADYVGFRLAFGAIPAAVWMGNNGKAASSRIVPLASSATLRSVVGAHQVRLAFRNDLTENLAYVDYSSGILSVVEIADTLDVYHPEISPDGKRVAFCTGLEGVSGKSSLYVRDLSAEGLNLVKLEVESAAIPRWRVLDSGDTVIVYVSDAGNNKEESAFKMSSTWQVSFANGKFGKPQKLFDGAYHGGVSGDNSLAVTGARLLRARISGRDTVWYNGEQACNVSLAKDGSKRTLFLDFGSKTGREYAGENYGTHERLLVVDSIGDLIQTLAAPTGYSFDHSEWASNGNFVVATLTNVNGAHTKMVLIDLTEGNVVDLAEGDELWHPNLWIRQEKNNEVNISLDSDSAGIYMNDGDDWGVALMRYNMELLWQYRDSVNVAVVGSSRPLYSLWPSLMSNRFFMVNFAQTPNSIHMSRDFLELYLFPHLKKLKYVVLSLDIDFWNKPDGDNSDNLFKNAYKKYPGYVYDKNHNYWQDGYPEGLLEYTKNYLEVKPYLLHEVDRGAIMNPFCGGWANPPLVEGDSSAYDSEKNLYEKSFESLVDIIQSAQNKDIVVIGILFPQNPDYQNTGAYGRYGLRRSVAEQFVSRFQELEKSYSNFKFIDRNRMGNHGYPSEWFVDDDHLCIEGAKSFTATVDLILNGLE from the coding sequence ATGAAATGGCTTGCGTTGATATGCGGATTCTTTTCCCTGCTGGTTTGTTCCTGCTCTAATTCGGTGGGCGTGTCGGCTGAAAAAAAGCCTTTGGTGGATGTTTCTACGGATACCCTCGCAGGAATGCTGCGTGTGCAGACGCTAAAATCCGTTACTGTTCTTGGAACTTTGGATTCCAAGGCGAAGGTGAATGAACGCCCCGAAATGCGGGCCCGTTTTGACTACGATTTCTCGATAGGGCGTCATGAGGTGACCTGTGGAGAGTTCAATTCGGTGATGGAAAATGTTTCTGGACTTGTTTTAGACTGCGATAATGATAGCCTTCCGGCAACAAGTCTCACTTTCTATGATGCGGTTCTTTTTGCGAATGAACGAAGCAAGGGCGAGGGATTTGATACGGCCTATACCTATGCGTCGGCTGTTTTTGACTCCGAAAAGCATTGTACAGCCTTAGAAGGCTTTGCTTATCGACCGGAGGTGAACGCCTACCGGTTGCCGACGGAAGCTGAATGGATTTTAGTGGCGTCGTCCGAATGGAATGCGGAGCATAGCTGGACTGCGGAAAATTCCGATTATAAACTGCACCGTGTTTGCGAAAAGATGGATTCAACGGTGCAGTTCTGCGATATGATGGGGAACGCCATGGAATGGGTCAACGACTGGTTAGGCGTTTTCCGTGATACGACGGTGACGAACTTTGTCGGTGCCCCTGATGGAGGTGCCTTGGGACAGCGTGTTGTCAAGGGGGGCTCATACCGCAATTCTGCAACATCGATTAATTTGTATAGTCGAGGCGACGTGTATATGGTGACATCTTCGACTCGTGCAGATTATGTCGGTTTCCGACTCGCTTTTGGCGCAATTCCTGCTGCGGTCTGGATGGGAAATAACGGAAAAGCTGCATCAAGCAGAATTGTGCCGCTTGCGAGCTCTGCGACGTTACGTTCCGTGGTGGGAGCGCATCAGGTTCGTCTCGCGTTCCGTAACGATTTGACTGAAAATTTGGCCTATGTAGATTATTCTAGCGGAATTCTTTCGGTGGTTGAAATTGCGGATACCCTTGATGTCTATCATCCGGAAATATCTCCGGACGGCAAGCGTGTGGCGTTCTGTACGGGGCTTGAAGGTGTATCGGGAAAATCGTCCCTTTATGTGCGGGACTTGAGTGCCGAAGGCTTGAACCTAGTCAAGTTGGAGGTTGAATCGGCGGCAATTCCGCGATGGCGCGTACTTGATTCGGGCGATACGGTGATTGTTTATGTGAGTGACGCGGGGAACAACAAGGAAGAATCAGCATTCAAAATGTCGTCTACCTGGCAGGTCTCTTTTGCAAATGGCAAATTCGGTAAACCGCAAAAACTTTTTGACGGAGCTTATCATGGGGGTGTCAGCGGAGACAACTCCCTTGCTGTAACGGGGGCTCGCCTTCTTCGTGCCCGCATTTCCGGCCGTGATACTGTATGGTACAATGGGGAACAGGCCTGTAATGTGTCTCTTGCGAAAGATGGTTCCAAACGTACTCTGTTCCTTGATTTTGGAAGCAAAACTGGGCGTGAATATGCTGGAGAAAATTATGGCACGCACGAGCGGCTTCTTGTTGTTGATAGTATAGGTGACTTGATTCAGACGCTGGCTGCTCCGACGGGATATTCTTTTGATCATAGCGAATGGGCTTCGAATGGTAACTTTGTCGTAGCAACGCTTACGAATGTGAACGGCGCCCATACGAAAATGGTGCTAATTGACTTGACCGAAGGGAACGTGGTGGACCTTGCCGAAGGTGATGAACTTTGGCATCCGAACTTGTGGATCCGTCAAGAAAAAAACAATGAGGTGAATATCTCGCTTGATTCGGATAGTGCTGGAATTTATATGAACGATGGTGATGACTGGGGAGTAGCCCTGATGCGCTACAATATGGAATTGCTGTGGCAATACAGGGATTCCGTCAATGTTGCTGTGGTAGGTTCTTCGAGACCTCTGTACTCCTTGTGGCCATCGTTGATGAGTAACCGTTTCTTTATGGTGAATTTTGCGCAGACTCCCAATAGCATTCACATGTCAAGGGATTTTCTTGAATTGTATTTGTTCCCTCATCTGAAAAAGCTGAAATATGTTGTGCTGTCTTTGGATATTGATTTCTGGAACAAGCCGGATGGCGATAATAGTGATAACTTATTCAAGAATGCTTATAAGAAATATCCGGGCTATGTTTACGACAAAAATCATAACTACTGGCAAGACGGCTATCCAGAAGGTTTGCTTGAGTATACGAAAAACTATTTAGAGGTGAAACCGTACTTGTTGCATGAAGTTGATCGTGGCGCTATTATGAACCCGTTCTGCGGCGGTTGGGCTAATCCTCCGTTGGTTGAAGGAGATAGTTCCGCGTATGATTCGGAAAAGAATTTGTATGAAAAAAGTTTTGAGTCTCTTGTAGACATTATTCAAAGTGCACAAAATAAGGATATCGTTGTCATTGGAATCTTGTTCCCTCAAAATCCGGATTATCAGAATACGGGTGCCTATGGTCGTTATGGGTTGCGTAGAAGTGTTGCAGAACAATTTGTTTCCCGTTTTCAAGAACTTGAAAAAAGTTATTCCAATTTTAAATTTATTGATAGAAACAGGATGGGTAATCATGGTTATCCGAGTGAGTGGTTCGTGGATGACGACCATTTGTGTATCGAAGGTGCCAAGTCCTTTACGGCGACTGTTGACCTCATTTTAAATGGATTGGAATAG
- a CDS encoding TIGR02171 family protein, with protein sequence MRLFLVFVITSLLLACSNSVGPETPDEMRVELKQDSLPGMLRVKPTNASVTLGTNAPLSLDREHPSMKVQIDYSFSIGRHEVTCGDFNAKMVPETGLKLECENDSLPATNLTYYDAVLYANEMSKAIGLDTVYTYTDVSFDDAHHCTGIEGLVFHPEVDAYRLPTEAEWMLVANKNWNPKKGWVAENSDYKLHKVCSLEKNANVPCDMVGNAMEWSNDWLGKFLDTTVVNYVGAPDGGSLGERVIKGGSYQTTEKNLFIFSRGDVYAVTSSTRAVYVGFRLGFGSIPEAMWIDYKGSTIVSRALPLLNTASIRKFTKTYKMRLAFRNNISGNLSLLDYSSGVLYVKEIADTMPVYHPEISPDGQFVAFCTGLEGVSGKSEIYVRSLDIEDGSVVKLDVENAAIPRWRILENGDTAIVYVTDAGNNKENSTFAKMETWQVPFRKGSFRKPKKLFDGAYHGGISTDRRLTVTGARLLRARIAESGATVTGNARDTVWYGGEQACNVSLSQDSAKKTLFLDFGGKAGQEFVGESYRTHERILVADSTGKLIQSVAAPDGYTFDHAEWVRGRSDLAVATLSNSNGSHEKIVLVQMDDGKVVDLVEGDDLWHPNFWAYTPMNFSKFKVEPDSAGVYMKADDDVGAVLMRFNMELIWRYRDSANVVVVGSSRPLNSVSPWSFNKDFFVVNLAQTPNSIYTSRDILDLYVYKHFKKLKYIIISLDIDFWYKIDGPGGDNFFATRYADYPGYVYDMNHGYWESGYPEGLLEYTENYLTVSDEPNFVRDRGRLLGINCRSWGEDVEAEMDSTLYDNQQYLLDDNMATLEGIIKKAQEHDVNVVGVIFPQSPAFKKTGAFGRYGLRRSTAKKLIEKIKKLDESYPNFKLMDENKMGDHDYPDAFAADTDHLCIIGAPTMTRRINAVLRTFE encoded by the coding sequence ATGCGATTATTCCTAGTCTTTGTCATAACATCGTTGTTGCTAGCCTGCTCAAATTCGGTAGGGCCGGAAACTCCCGATGAAATGCGTGTGGAACTTAAGCAGGATTCTCTTCCGGGAATGCTTCGTGTAAAACCCACGAATGCATCGGTTACTTTGGGAACGAATGCTCCCTTGTCGCTGGATCGTGAGCACCCTTCCATGAAGGTTCAGATTGATTATTCGTTTTCTATAGGGCGTCATGAGGTAACCTGTGGCGATTTCAATGCAAAGATGGTTCCTGAAACAGGGCTTAAATTGGAATGCGAAAACGATAGCCTTCCTGCGACGAATCTGACTTATTACGACGCTGTTCTTTATGCGAACGAAATGAGCAAGGCTATCGGTCTGGATACGGTTTATACCTATACCGATGTGTCTTTTGACGATGCTCATCATTGTACCGGAATCGAGGGCCTCGTATTTCATCCTGAAGTAGACGCGTACCGCTTGCCCACCGAGGCAGAGTGGATGCTTGTTGCAAACAAGAATTGGAATCCTAAAAAAGGATGGGTGGCCGAAAATTCGGACTATAAGTTGCACAAGGTTTGTTCGCTAGAAAAAAATGCAAACGTTCCCTGCGATATGGTGGGAAATGCTATGGAATGGTCAAATGATTGGCTTGGCAAATTTCTCGATACGACAGTCGTGAATTATGTGGGGGCGCCGGATGGAGGGAGCCTTGGTGAAAGAGTGATTAAGGGCGGCTCTTACCAGACGACAGAAAAGAATCTTTTCATATTCAGTCGTGGAGATGTCTACGCTGTAACCTCGTCGACGCGAGCGGTGTATGTAGGATTCCGTCTCGGTTTTGGTAGTATTCCCGAAGCGATGTGGATTGATTATAAAGGTAGTACGATTGTGAGTCGCGCCCTGCCGCTATTGAATACCGCGTCAATCCGAAAATTCACGAAAACCTACAAGATGAGGCTTGCTTTCAGGAATAACATTTCGGGAAACCTTTCGCTTCTGGATTATTCAAGCGGAGTCCTTTATGTAAAGGAAATTGCGGACACGATGCCGGTCTACCATCCTGAGATTTCGCCGGATGGTCAGTTTGTTGCCTTCTGCACGGGGCTTGAGGGTGTTTCGGGAAAGTCGGAAATATACGTGAGGTCTCTGGACATTGAAGATGGAAGCGTAGTGAAACTCGATGTCGAAAATGCTGCCATTCCGAGATGGCGCATCCTTGAAAACGGCGACACTGCGATCGTTTATGTGACCGATGCGGGAAACAACAAGGAAAATTCTACCTTTGCAAAAATGGAAACTTGGCAAGTCCCGTTTAGAAAGGGAAGTTTTAGGAAGCCGAAAAAACTGTTTGATGGAGCCTATCACGGAGGAATATCAACGGATCGGCGGCTTACCGTAACGGGGGCGCGTCTGCTTCGTGCAAGAATTGCAGAGTCGGGGGCGACGGTGACGGGGAATGCCCGCGATACAGTGTGGTATGGAGGAGAACAGGCTTGCAATGTTTCGCTTTCGCAGGATTCTGCAAAAAAGACGTTGTTCCTTGATTTCGGAGGAAAAGCGGGGCAGGAATTCGTGGGCGAAAGCTACAGGACTCATGAGCGAATTCTTGTCGCTGATAGCACCGGAAAATTGATCCAATCGGTGGCTGCTCCGGACGGATATACTTTTGACCATGCGGAATGGGTGCGTGGCCGTTCGGATTTGGCTGTAGCGACTCTCTCGAATTCGAATGGCTCCCACGAAAAAATCGTTCTTGTCCAGATGGATGACGGTAAGGTCGTGGACCTTGTGGAAGGGGATGACCTTTGGCATCCAAATTTCTGGGCGTATACGCCGATGAATTTTTCAAAATTTAAAGTTGAACCTGACAGTGCGGGCGTCTATATGAAAGCCGATGACGATGTGGGCGCCGTTTTAATGCGCTTCAACATGGAATTGATTTGGCGCTATCGCGATTCGGCGAATGTGGTTGTCGTTGGTTCTTCGAGGCCGCTGAATTCGGTTTCTCCCTGGTCTTTCAACAAAGATTTTTTTGTGGTTAATTTGGCTCAGACGCCGAATTCAATTTATACATCAAGGGATATTCTCGATCTGTATGTGTACAAGCATTTTAAGAAGTTGAAATATATTATCATCTCGCTGGATATTGATTTCTGGTATAAAATCGATGGTCCTGGAGGGGATAACTTCTTTGCGACTCGTTATGCTGATTATCCAGGCTATGTTTATGATATGAATCATGGGTATTGGGAATCGGGATATCCGGAGGGCTTGCTAGAGTATACTGAAAATTATTTGACTGTTTCGGATGAACCTAATTTTGTGAGAGACCGCGGGCGCCTTCTAGGGATAAATTGCCGTTCGTGGGGGGAAGATGTAGAAGCAGAAATGGATTCGACTCTCTATGATAATCAGCAGTATCTGTTAGATGATAATATGGCTACCTTGGAAGGGATTATCAAAAAAGCGCAAGAACACGATGTCAATGTGGTCGGGGTGATTTTCCCACAAAGTCCTGCTTTCAAGAAAACAGGTGCTTTTGGTCGTTATGGCCTTCGTAGGAGTACTGCCAAGAAACTGATTGAAAAAATCAAGAAACTGGATGAATCTTACCCCAATTTCAAGCTCATGGACGAAAACAAGATGGGGGATCACGATTATCCTGATGCATTTGCTGCTGATACGGATCACTTGTGCATTATCGGTGCACCGACAATGACGAGGCGGATCAATGCAGTCTTGAGGACTTTTGAGTAG
- a CDS encoding transglutaminase family protein, with amino-acid sequence MRLFSYISALAKRFFWPVLILVFAMSLALVLWSGRTETMGFRDAACSFEDKMPGCMDSVVAWKAGLAYFDSSFARSGDPLLSLKSLLWDFWDIEFAGAGDSAVSENAILPTRVLQTRKSGCMGLSWLAMMVSEERNVPLSVILLPGHVFLRYGNSETAANLEPNRRGFSYTDAEYREKYKAGPWTGLEFKPLTSTQFVGLAAFDMGNLFLDTDLRRALTWYRMAEEFFPEYPGIKVNQEIAKSRLPDHL; translated from the coding sequence ATGCGCCTTTTCTCTTATATTTCGGCACTTGCTAAACGATTCTTCTGGCCGGTGTTGATTCTCGTATTTGCGATGTCCTTGGCACTGGTGCTTTGGAGTGGTCGCACAGAAACGATGGGGTTTCGCGACGCAGCCTGTTCTTTTGAAGACAAAATGCCTGGCTGCATGGATTCGGTTGTGGCGTGGAAGGCGGGGCTTGCCTATTTTGACAGTTCATTTGCCCGATCTGGGGATCCCTTGCTTAGTCTAAAGTCACTTCTGTGGGATTTCTGGGACATTGAATTTGCGGGTGCAGGTGATTCTGCGGTTTCGGAAAATGCCATTTTGCCAACCCGTGTTCTGCAAACGAGAAAATCCGGCTGCATGGGACTTTCGTGGCTGGCGATGATGGTTTCTGAGGAAAGGAATGTTCCGCTTTCGGTGATTCTCCTTCCGGGGCATGTGTTCTTGCGCTATGGAAATTCTGAAACGGCGGCCAATTTGGAACCTAATCGTCGGGGATTTTCTTATACGGATGCTGAGTACCGGGAAAAGTACAAGGCTGGCCCCTGGACGGGGCTTGAATTTAAGCCGTTGACCTCTACGCAGTTTGTGGGATTGGCCGCTTTTGATATGGGAAATCTGTTCCTAGATACGGATTTGCGTAGGGCCCTGACCTGGTACCGCATGGCCGAGGAATTTTTCCCGGAATATCCTGGAATCAAGGTAAATCAAGAAATTGCGAAAAGTCGTTTGCCGGACCATTTGTAG
- a CDS encoding phosphoribosylaminoimidazolesuccinocarboxamide synthase: MSLKFETPITEVPLFHQGKVRDMYDLGDSFLMVASDRLSAFDVVLPTPIPGKGKILNQLSLFWFQHLGMKNHLITADVNEYPAVLKKHADYLRGRSMIVKKAHRHSVECIVRGYIVGSGWKDYQKTGKICGHVLPEGLQLCQKLEKPLYTPSTKPDVGHDENISFEQTFDIVGEKVATTLRDMSLDIYTKARDYAASKGIILADTKFEFGEIDGETILIDEVLTPDSSRYWPADKYQVGKNQESFDKQYVRDWLETLDWGKTYPGPEIPAEVVKNTLAKYEEIFVRLTGNKPEL, translated from the coding sequence ATGAGCTTAAAATTTGAAACCCCCATTACCGAAGTTCCGCTGTTCCACCAGGGCAAAGTACGCGACATGTACGACCTGGGCGACAGCTTCCTGATGGTCGCCAGCGACCGTCTTTCCGCTTTTGACGTGGTGCTCCCCACCCCGATCCCTGGTAAGGGCAAAATCCTGAACCAGCTTTCGCTGTTCTGGTTCCAGCACCTCGGCATGAAGAACCACCTCATCACCGCCGACGTGAACGAATACCCGGCCGTGCTCAAGAAGCACGCCGACTACCTCCGTGGCCGTTCCATGATCGTGAAAAAGGCTCACCGCCATTCCGTCGAATGCATCGTCCGCGGCTACATCGTGGGTTCCGGCTGGAAGGACTACCAGAAGACCGGCAAGATCTGCGGTCATGTTCTCCCGGAAGGCCTGCAGCTCTGCCAGAAGCTGGAAAAGCCGCTCTACACGCCGAGCACCAAGCCCGACGTTGGCCACGACGAAAACATCAGCTTCGAACAAACTTTCGACATCGTTGGCGAAAAGGTTGCAACGACTCTCCGCGACATGTCTTTGGACATCTACACGAAGGCCCGCGACTACGCCGCAAGCAAGGGCATCATCCTCGCCGACACCAAGTTCGAATTCGGTGAAATCGATGGCGAAACCATCCTCATCGACGAAGTGCTCACGCCGGACTCCAGCCGTTACTGGCCGGCCGACAAGTACCAGGTGGGCAAGAACCAGGAAAGCTTCGACAAGCAGTACGTTCGCGACTGGCTCGAAACTCTCGACTGGGGCAAGACCTACCCGGGTCCGGAAATCCCGGCAGAGGTCGTGAAGAACACGCTCGCCAAGTACGAAGAAATCTTCGTGCGCCTCACCGGGAATAAACCGGAACTGTAA
- a CDS encoding glycosyltransferase, translated as MKVLVAPLDWGLGHATRCVPVIREFLNQGAEVELAVVRSNAGLLRGIFPELRQRLVPSYNIVYPKHGYNMGLWLVKNGAHLRTVMNYEHRIAEEMVKRFHYDVLVSDNRFGFYSRNAKSIYMTHQRRIAFPRVLSAFEPLGMLWHASVMKHFDEVWVPDLPEFPGYAGSLSHVKNCPVPVKYVGALSRFSGMGTDSSTCLGKLGPYCFVAVVSGVEPARTRFENLLRKTLVKIPGRHAIILGKPSLGLKTSNENNLDLFTHLPDEQFASVVRSAQWVISRGGYSTVMDMAVLGARCVFVPTPGQYEQVILGRDLAREGFAATIDESRFSTESLLATIGEKACVALPKPGENNLLKDAVKELMSFSTEGRESSAGSRLPSATLRG; from the coding sequence TTGAAGGTCCTGGTAGCGCCACTTGACTGGGGGCTTGGGCATGCGACGCGTTGCGTGCCCGTCATCCGCGAGTTCCTGAATCAGGGGGCTGAAGTCGAACTTGCCGTGGTGCGTTCCAATGCGGGGCTTTTACGGGGGATATTCCCGGAACTTCGGCAGCGTTTAGTGCCTTCTTACAACATTGTGTACCCGAAGCACGGCTACAATATGGGACTCTGGCTTGTGAAGAACGGAGCCCATTTGCGGACGGTGATGAATTATGAACATCGTATTGCCGAGGAAATGGTGAAACGTTTCCACTACGATGTGCTGGTCTCCGATAATCGTTTTGGATTTTATAGCCGGAATGCCAAATCGATATATATGACGCACCAGCGGCGTATTGCCTTTCCCCGTGTGCTGTCAGCGTTTGAACCACTCGGGATGCTTTGGCATGCCTCGGTGATGAAACATTTTGACGAGGTCTGGGTGCCGGACTTGCCGGAATTTCCAGGCTATGCGGGCTCGCTTTCGCATGTGAAAAATTGTCCGGTGCCGGTAAAGTATGTAGGGGCGTTGTCAAGATTCAGCGGAATGGGGACGGATTCTTCGACTTGTTTGGGTAAACTCGGTCCCTATTGTTTCGTGGCGGTTGTTTCGGGGGTGGAACCTGCCCGAACCCGCTTCGAGAACCTGTTGCGTAAAACACTTGTCAAAATTCCGGGACGTCATGCGATTATTCTTGGAAAACCGTCGCTTGGGTTGAAGACATCCAATGAAAATAACCTGGACTTGTTCACGCATCTGCCGGACGAGCAGTTTGCTTCTGTAGTGCGGTCGGCACAGTGGGTGATTTCGCGCGGCGGTTACAGTACCGTGATGGACATGGCTGTCCTTGGTGCCCGTTGTGTATTTGTACCGACTCCGGGACAGTATGAACAGGTGATTCTCGGACGCGATCTTGCTCGCGAAGGTTTCGCCGCGACTATCGATGAATCCAGGTTTTCGACAGAAAGCCTGCTTGCAACGATTGGTGAAAAAGCCTGCGTGGCCCTCCCAAAACCAGGAGAGAATAACCTACTGAAAGATGCTGTTAAAGAACTTATGTCATTCTCGACCGAAGGGAGGGAATCCAGTGCTGGATCCCGTCTCCCCTCCGCTACGCTTCGAGGATGA